The sequence TGATTGTGACTCACGACTTGCTTCATTAGAGCCTCTACCAAACTTCCAAAACCACTGAAATATACCTGCGAAGGATTTCCAGTGAATTGGAGTTTCTCTTTGTTCTGGGACAGCATCAGCGACATGAGATGAAGTTGCTTCAGCATCTTGGGCCAACTCATTGCTGACATTTTGACTACAAGGCTCCTCCATGTTAAATGTTTCTTCGTCATTGTCCGAAAGAAATGAATTTGAAGTTACACTGCTTTTCACCGAGTCAATTTCATGTTCGTTACCTATGTCATGAGGATAAACAAATTTGGACACCACCACCGAGTTATCCCCACTCAAAAGTGTTTCATCACCTATCCAATCGGAGGACCTTTGATCAGCCAATACAACTGGAAAATCTCCAACATTTAAGTTGTTTGAATTAATAGGAGCCTCACAACATTCAGATGTAACATGATTTTCAACAGCTCCAATATCGCTAGAAACATCATCAAAAAGTATTTGTCTAATGGAAGACTGATTAAGAGCACTTTTCGCCTTTAATGGTTCTGACTTTGTCCTATATAAACTTAGTTTTTCAGCCAATTTCTTCTTGGCTGAACCTTGGTCACTATTGCTTTGTTCCCCAAGTTCTTCATCCTTGTGCAACACTCTCCATTTCTCTTCCCAATAACTATCTGGCACTACATGCAGCGGAGGCACAGGAAAAGCTGAACCAGATGGAAGACTGTACCCACTACTAACTCTGAACCGACCCTTGTTTGAATCTCTTTGAGATGAAGAGGGTACAATGTTCGATACAAGAGCAAGTTCCTGAAATGATTTTGCCTTCTCTATGAGTTTCTTTGTATCAGGATTTTGTGGAAAATTTAGTAACCTTTGAAGGCAAGTGGTTGCAGTTTCAGTAGCTAAAAGGGATGATCTTAGATAAAGAAGCATTGAGACAGCCAAAGCCGCAATAAATGCACCTCGGGGAGAACACAAGACCTTAAAGTTGTACTCCACATCATCGCCTATTAATCTACAATTTGAGGAAGAGAACATTTCATCCCAAATCACCAAAACATCCTCAAGGCAAAACTCCCGTCCAAATAGAACACGCAACCATCGGAGGGCAAAATATTGAGGTTCCACCTCAAGCTCAACTAGGTGGGCGTGAAGAAAAGGATCCACAATGGACAGCAAATGATACAATGCTGATGAGGCTTCGATCACAGGAGGTAAGTTAGTGCTGGATCCAACTACAGGAGAGAAAAAACTTGCCATGGCAACCACACCTTGTGCTCCATCCATTAAGTTATTAAGCATGCAATAAGCATCATGCTCCATAAATTTTTTAGACAAGATAACACCCAACTCGCCTTCTGCTCCATAAGAGTCGCTCAACAAAAGTATATCCCTTGTATCAGGATCTATTTCATCCAGACTGCGGCCGTCACTCAGTATGTGGTGAGTATTCTCAGTTTCAATTCCAGAGTCCCAGTCGCTGGCCCTTTTAACTTTATAGTTGGAGAACAGGTTATTTTCTGGCGAGGTGATTCCATCAAATTCATCATTAAAGCAATCTTCATAGGGTTTTTGCACTTGAAGCAGGTGATCCAAATCAACATGAAGCACATATACAATAGGAGCCAATAATTCATGCATTCCTGCAACAAAATGTTGGTGTCAATGACGTCACTATTTATCATATAAAAGATAAACTAAGAAAGGCAAATCCCCATCTCTGCTATTAGCACAGAGTACACAAATTCCTGTAAATTTTACATTTCTATTGTGATGTATGTTTTAGGTAACTCTAGAGTAAGTGGTAACGGTACACCTATGTAATACACACTTACTGATTTACTAACTGTAATTCCGAGAAAAGAATACTGATTTCTATTCAGTAAGAATCTAAGAGTAGCAGAGATTTCTTTTGttacaaataaaaaagaacaaaagataTGATAGGTTCCATCTGCGATAGGCCATACTTATTTTCCTTATACTAATCCCAAAAGTTACATGGCTATTTATCAGATAATACACAATGAAATAGATGAAAGATTGCCTTTAAAGATTACACTATTACgacaaattcatatatgacaagaatAAGCTACAGGGCTTGCCTTGTCGATACCCATACTCTGGGTGCTGGAGACACCATAACGACAATATTCTTCTTAGCATCGCCTGGCATAAAGGTGTTTGAAAGTAGCCATGATGTTCAGGATACAACCTCGTCAAATCTTGGTCAACCATTTTCCTCAACTCTGCATTTCTGAAAAAGCGGCCCCAGTTGCTATCTGTATGAAGTAGAACATCATAATTGCTATTACATGCTGCACGGTTAAAAGGATTCAATCTGAAATGCATGGGAACTAATCACATGAGATTTTCAATTAGTGTGCTTCAATTAACATTATAAAACTTCTTGATTTCACAAAAAATATGTCACAAGCATATCGACAGGATTTCATGCAGCAAAATAACTTTAACAGATTTTTTTTATAGTCTACTCAAAGTTCTTGGCAAACTTACACAAGAGAACACATCTCCCAAAAGCCATTGTGAGATTATTTTTGCCAGGTTTTCTCCTGATAATATCACATAAGTCACAGTGGCAACTAACACATAAAGAAATTAAGGATCATAACACACAACTTTTACATTATCAGCCACTGGAGGTTGTCAAATTTAACTATATGCTCGAGAAGCGACTCAACAAAACCTATGCCGACTATGTCAACTAAGACTAGTAGGGGTTGTAATAGTTAAGAGTTCCCCCGGCGCACAGAGAGAAAGATGAGATACCTGGATTTTGTGACAGGGGATTATCCACAGTAAGATCAGGAGATGCATCTCCATCTTTTGGGGGATGATGATCTATCAGAAGGCGACGCCTCAGACTCGCGTATCTGTGAATTCAGAGACCCAATTAAGGTACAGATCATAGGCACAGGATATGAACCCATAAAATTACGCAAGAAAACTCGAATTGATTACCCAAGTTCGAAAGCAAAGATTCAATGAAACAACGGGTGACAAGAAACAGAAGCATATCAAATCCACAAGAATTTTCCCGCGGGAAACGGAGCAAACAGGAAAAAAAGCAAATCTTTAGTTAGGTCACCTCCTCCGGGTATCCGCGGTGACGCGGCGGAGATCATCAATCGAGGCCGACGGCGAGCTCGGCAGTATCCCAAGATCAATGCGCCACCGAACGCCCCGCAGACCGGAGAATCGCTTCCGTGGCATCGACGAGGCTTCGACCGCGGCAGCCGTGCTCATGGTCCTCCTCCGACGCCTCCAAGACCCAGCCAAAGGAAGAAAGGCGGCGCCTTCGGGGTGCAACGAAGGTTATCTTTCGCAGGAAGACGGGAATACCGGTAAGCCTAACACGAGAAAAGATTGGATCTTGTGGCGTGGGGAAGAGAAAGGTGAGACTTTTGAGGAGAAATCAAGATCTTAAGTTGGGTTCTTTTCTGGAGGGCAGAGGAAGGAGGGTTTTAGATGACAGGAAAAAGGCAGGGAATTGATGCTCTGACTCCTTCTCTGCCTTTGTAGGAAAAGAGGATAGATATTGAGAAGCTTCTCATCttcttcctttattttttttggtttcttgtaagagagaagagagagagagaaagaaaaagagaggggggggggggggaagaaaCACACAAAGGTTTGATGAGAGAGGACTTTTATTCCTTCACACCAAAGTCCACTGGATGGAAGATTAGTTGTCTTTCTACTTGGAACAACATCACACATCAagccaaaagagagagagagagagagaggattgacAACAcctttgaatatatatatttttagagagagagagaggattgaaAACacctttgaatatatatatatttatttatttatttattttctacatACATACCTTTTGTAGTTTCTTTCTATACCAACAAATTTAGTGTGAGCTTCATCAATTCAATCAGCATTTCCCACAACAAAAGAAAGATTTAGTGATTTGCATCTTCCAAACGTTGCTAATTAGATGTAGAACAGCAAAGTCTGACTTGGAGTCACTAAATTATGTTGGGAGTCAAAGTGGCCATGGCATCCAAGCCAATCATTGCAAGTGTTCCAATTGAGTTACCACCAATTCGGGTTGATGTGCTCCACATTTTATTTTGGTTTTAGTCTATTTGTACAACCTAAGGTTGGAacatcaaattacattctacagtTTGCTTTGTTGATAGAGAATTGGGAATAGGTATGCCAAtgcttttattttttctatttgtcATGGTATCTTAGAGACTTTTTATTGCTTAAAATGAAAGAAGGAAGATAGATTTTGAtggaatattaaattaaatttcacacatatattttttttgaataatttaagTATAATAATAGTGTTGTTATATTTAGAATATCAAAGTCAAGATCCTTTAATTAACTAATTGGTTAAATATTTTTTAGTGAGATAGGAGTCTATCCTTTAGTTAAAGTTTAACTATTTATTTAACTCTTAATAATAAGGGGTTTGATATATGGATAATTCAATCTAGTTTTTCTATCTCATTAATATAAACTACACAAGTATTAACCGTAATTTTTGATGATTCAACGAACGAACCTCTAATGActatatattattcaattatttcCTATAGATGAATGACTATTTTCGTCTATTAGTCATTgagaattattataaaaattctgAATGTTAAATCTCGATTGACTTCGAAGTTTTGATTCACGATAATAATATCTTTCAacccaaaataaaaatatatttggaTATTTCAATTGATTATTATAGATAAGAATTTCTACTTATATCTCATTAGAATTAATGACAAtttccatgtttttttttttccaattaatACAACATTGGGCACCCAAATACCAAATCCGTATTTTCTATCAGGATATATCGATGATTAACATATTATTTATCATACGATAATTTCGtatcttaaaaaaaatttcaaccatGAAAAGATCATTTTAATTTGACATTGATGAAACTTTGTTGGGAAGACAGTAAGGATGAGAtaagagatggagagagagaaagaggagctTCGATGACTTGGCAACACGGAAGCAATTGCTTTGACCACGTAATCAACATTACGTGTTATAAGTTGGATAAAGATCGCGTTGGATGtacaaaaaataataatgcaAGTAAACTATTATTATTCATGCATCAGTGATAAATAAATATCTCatatttctttttgataatgacgtccatttataaaaataaaaataatgacatatatatatatatatatatatatatatatatatatatatatatatatatatatatatatatatatatatatatatatatatatatgagatggaAGGACAAAGTCCGCGTCACGTACTGACGCGGCTCGCTAACGGAGGATTTTAACGTTTTTGTGGAAACGGCAGGGTGGCACGTCAGCTTGCGGGGGAGGCTGACGGCGGACGGCGACATGAAGGCGCAACCGATTGTTACAACACGACGAAACCAACCTAATTGGAATCCACCCACCCATCGAATCCATTCGTCGTCAAGAGGCAGCAAGAATCTGTGGCTTTTCTCctcccgtcgtcgtcgtcgcagcCACAGGTTCCTCCATCCAACCCTCACCtaatcctctctctttctctgcttCATGTGACGCGTTCCCGGCAACTCCATCTCCGGCCGCACATCGCGGCTAGGAGCTCCCCGGTACTGATTTCGCCCTTTTGTTTCGTTTTTCTGTAATTAATCTGTGTCATGTGAATTCCTCGGTACGTGGAAAGCGCAAAGCTTCCTTCTTTGTTGTTCTGTGAGTCTGTGACGACGCGGAGAATCGTTGGGTTTGtgaatctcgggttttgggtTTAACGAGACGGAAGAATTGAGTATGCGTTGCTCTTGCGATCTCCACCAcatcaaaaagattaaaaaaaacacacacaaacGCTGAATTGCTTGTTAGGTTTTGCTATGGCTTGTTTGGCGAGTGTTGGATCTTTCCGGCTCTATGGGTGTTTCCTTTTGTTGGTTGGATTCTTTGTATCGAAAATTGGTTTTTTGAGGAAAGAATTCTCAATTATGCAATTGGTTTATGACTTGGGATGCATCATGACTGAATGCATGTAGTGAATTCTGTTTGatgttttttgtttttcagaAGGGCCCGGTTTATGCTGGAATTCTACTGCAACAAAAGCTTTGGTTAGTTCTTTGGGGCAGAGTAGGTTGTGGAAGTCTTTACTTTTTAGGGGGGAAAAAGGAGGAGTTTGTTGGGAACAGATTTGCAGTGAGAGACTGAATCTTCTATAACACTTTTTAGTGTGGAACCTTATGACGGAGAGTGATCATGTATTTGGAAAGCTTCCCGATCATCTTCTCATAGAAATTTTTGTCCGCGTACCTATCTGTGAGTGGTCTCAGGTCTCATGTGTCAACAAGCACTGGGCTGCGATATTTCGAGGGGAGAGCTTCTGGCAAACTGCTGTCATCAGAACCTGGCCGTTTGCTTGCCAGAGGAAACGGTGGCCTGGACCTATTCCTCGTGGTTCTGGTAGGAGGTGagttttctgaaaaaaaaaaaaaaaaaacttatgcatTCCTGCTTATTTATTCATTTGCTGTTTCTTTTGATGAATCCCATACCCAGTTAGCTTAGAAcagtttctttgttttctttcctcCCTTATTTTGTCATATTTCGTTCCCTTTTCGTAAACATTGGCAATTCAAACAAAAATTCGTTTCGTGCCAATTCTGTCTGATTAGCGAGGGCTATATTTTAGTAATGAAGGAGATACTCTATAGCTTTGTACAAAAAAAGTGCATGGCATCTGTTTGTATAATGAAACTTTAGCCGGTGATTTATAATTATGTGTAATCCCCTAAAACACGTGAATTAGGGTTTTTGCATTTGTCTTCTCCAAGGTGTACTTTCTCGTGCACTAATCCAGGTGAAAATATATCTAGTGATTCCATGTGAGATCTCGTAATGAATAACATGGAAAAGTGAATAATTCATTGATTGTGAAACCACAActtgtgaaataaaatcataaaagttCCAGGAAGCACGGTGGAAAAGGTCTGCTCACTAAAAGTCTAGTAGCGTCAAGGAAGTAGATCAGATAGGTTCAACACGCATGTTGAACAGCTAATGTTAATATAGGAAATGCTTGTAGAAAACTGAATCCCGAGAACATAAACCTCTATTAGTGAGGTGCCTGCACAGAAGTGCTATAGCAATGTTAGAATCAGGGTCTTAATGAAGTTACATGACTTACTAATTAGGTGAATTTATATGCTGGACTTAGTCTGTAAGAACTGCAGCAATCTCATCTTCTAATTTAAATTGATTTGCTATTATGATACCAATTATGAAATCTTTTGTGTTTTCTGTTCATAACAGAAGTCTAGTTTACAGAGAATTTTTATTGACGATTAGCTCTATTAGTGCAGAAGTTTGTATATTATGAATTATGTCATATAGGAAGATGTCATTTTGTTCGACTTCTCAGGCTTATCTACCTAAATGATGAAAATCAGATGATGAAATCCAAACTAACTCGTTTTATTTGTCAGGCTAGTATATTATCTCCTCATGCATGCTTTTGACAAGGTAATGTGCTCTTATCTGTCCAATCTGCATCTTTAAATCCATAGTTAAATACCACCCTGTCTCAGCAAGCATGCTTTTTGACAGTGCTTAAAGTGTTTGCATGTACCTGACATTTAACCATGGGTGATAGCCATTTTATTGGACATTGGGTAATTCAGGTCTAATATATAAATCAGAAATAATCAATCTCTGACTGGAAATGTCAGAAAAATAGATGAAGTAATTAATTTTTTGTGAAGTCTTATCAATCAACAAGAAAAAGTGAGAAGGTTGCTATAGATGCAATGTGTTGTTGTATTTCTTGTTATTTTTtgcaagagtcaaaaattaattttgtgtTTATTCCAACAAGAGTTTGCTAACTATTGTATTGTTTTCATGGAACAGGAGATATGCAGCATTATATGTTAGTGAACACATTATTGCATCAAATGGTGAAATTGACGAACTTTTGGGTCATGCTTACTTGTATCTTAAAGAGCAGCTTGAGCTTTCAACAATGACTCCTCCTTCTAGCATCCTACATGGAACCATGATTGGTTGGTTTTTGATCTACAATGCTCTTTGTTCCCTTGCTTGACACAACCTTTATCTGTATTGGTTGTTTTGGATTAGAGAGAGCTGAATAACCTGACAACAGAAGGATCATTTAGGAAATATTGTTCTTCTTTATGGCTTCCGGTAGAATTGTAGGCATGAAATTTGACTTCACAATCGGAAATGAGATGACCTAGGCTGATTGACTTTTATATTGTAATATGTCTTTTTTGATCTATTCGCTAGTTTGCTAATAAGAACTTTTTTTAATATACCAGAAGGGATAACAAAATCATGTTGCTGAACCTGTCCTTAGTCACAATTGTTTCATCATTGCCAATCTTGAACCTTCAATAACATAAACATACATACTTTTTTACTGTTGCCTCGCTTTGCTTTCTTACAGTTTTAATGGGCTCTAGCATGGAATGTACTttgaaaatatttcagaaatgTTAATCACACATTGCTGCCGCGGAAATGAGGATTCTGATATGGGTGCTTTTTATTTGTAGAACAAGAatttttttatcgtttgaacaatTGAAGGCAATTCTCGGTTGAGGATATGATGAGAAAATTGTTTGATTTGGTCTGGATATGTTCAAACTAGACTCATAAATGCACTAGATAGGCAAGGTGAGTTAACTCAGATTGGTGATGCAAAGAGAGATGTAGGAAGAGTAGTTAGGCTAGTTCTTATTATAACCAACAAGAAATTATTGTATAGATTCTTAACTGGACCAGTCATTTGTCAATAGAGCTTGATGAAAGAAGCCATATGGGCAACCTCCTTGCTGATGTTGTACCAATCACATATTCCACCAGTATGAAAAGAGACTAGAAGACTCTATTTCCCATTGATGTAAGGAGTTTAGTCCATGGTCCTAAATCATGAGCGAACCATCTGAAAATTAAAATTGTTTGTCAATCATCCCAGTGCAAAAATGGTAACTGGATACATAtctcttgttctttggaaaaagTACTCCCAAGTTCAAAACCTGTCTGAGCAATTGGTTGATGAATATTCACTGTTGAGTGTTTCATGATGCTCATGAGCCTCCGTGATGCTGTGGACTGTCTGGGTTTGCCAAATTCTACTGCATCCATAGCTTTGCAGTGTTATTATACCTGTAAACAATTTCTACACAGGGACTCAGTTCATATCCGCACAGCTTACTTGAGAGCAGCCGAATATGCTCCTTCTCACCATAGAAATATCTGAAGGTCTATGAAACCATGACGAGAGTTTTAGCCATTTTTAGCTCCATAATTACTATTGCGTTAAGAATTGGAATTGTAAACAGAGTTCTTAGACACTTTGCTTCAAGATATTCTCAACTTTCTATTCTAAGTACTACCGTCAAACAATTAGTAAAGTCGGTATGGGAATTATAGATCACCTAGGATCATGGCTTAATTGTTTCTTACTTGAGTTTCACGTTTCTTTCTGCTCCATCATCATAGTGAATATGATTATACCATGCATTCCTTTATTGGTCTGTATTTGCAGCAACATATATGATTCTATAACTAATCATAGAGTTCTTGTTTCCCTGTTAGATCAATTTATTGCCTGTGGTAGGTCAAGAGACAAGGCTCATGAGCTTGCTTCAGAGATTTGGCTAGCAGTCATCAACAATCTTGAAGAAAATCAACACACATTTTTGCTGTTAAAACGTCTTGCACAAGAGGGAGATGTAAGCATCTTTGTTTCTTCCATTCtcttttcatgttataaattttggtTTCCTCATGGTTTGTAGGTAGAAACAAAAGACAACAATGACTACTGTTATTATAGAGAAATAATTTTTACATTCAGATTTTCCTTTAAGTCCCTTGGAAACAAATATTTGGTCTATGGATTACCTTTTATTGAAAATCATTATAAGACGTGCTAAGCAAGCGCTCTACGGGACATTTGCCTAACCTAATTTATATGATTCCTCGATGCCATATGTTAGGCAATGCCTAAATTTCCTTTGGGGTTAATGCTGGCCCTTTTATCCACTATTCAGAATTTCAGATATTCTGCCAGTGTACCAATTCGAAGTTTAAAAAGAAGTTTCACATACGACACTCTTGCCAGCATTAATTTTGAAAGGCCATTGGTTCAAGACAAATCAAATATTACTGCTCAAGTTAGCTACTAATGTTGCCTTTCCAACGTGGGTAAACTAGTGTGCTGCATACCGTTCCTCACTCTAGCATGACCACTTTCAGTTGTTTGCATAACAGTGGAAACTATACCACTTTGTGCTATTCCATCTCATTTGAGAGGTTGATTGGAATTATGATGGGGCCATCAAATGGGCATCGGATGACACACTATTGTGTATGACTTTTGAGTAGCAATTGCAACATACAGATATTATTGTTAGCAATAATTCTAGTGTGACATTCAGTAGACAAGATCCTCTTGTTATTTGTAGATGAAATTATCTTGTTAGAATTGGGTTAACTTGGCATTCAAAGATAAACTATGTTCGGATGCTTTTAATTCATTACACGAAAAGAAATTCATGTCGAGCGTAACGATTCATCGTTTTCTTTCATGCAGTTTTTTCTTCCATTTCCCTACACAAGATCCTACAAGGTGCTGTGCAGGGTATTCGAGAAGCTGTTTACTGACTTCCGCGATTGTTTGAGCCGCGAAGATTACTATGATGTGTTGGCATGTGCCAAGTCAAGGTTCCGGCCAATTCCATCCACTTGGCTGGGGTACTAGCTCTGTTCTTAGTTGCCGGTTGAAACTTTATATGCAGTTGGTCATCTCATTTTGTGCCAATACCCATGATCAGCTTTTCCCAAGCTTCGACAAGCTATTTATATGTTTGGGTTTGAACTAGTCGTAATTTTTCATCTCAGATTGTGCCTACCATCTGCAAATGAATTGTCTTATAAAAAATACATGTAGCACTTGTTTCAGCTGTGCTTATAACTGTCTATCATATCAAATCTCAGTAACTCAATTGTCTGCAGATCCAACTTCGATTGCATTGGAATGTCTTGCAGGTTTAGAGTTAAATTTGATTAAAAGTCTTTTATGGTTCTTTTATTTTTACCTTTCATATGTATAAACATAAAACATGTGCACTAAAATTGAACTGGCTTATGGGTAATTTCAAGAAAAAGCCTCGAGGAATGGGCTTTTACCACTTGGCACctcataattgattttttttttcaaggggcactttatttttttaaaaaaattaataatgtcGTTGAATCCGATTATTTCAAATCACAAATCCATCGGATCGAATTTTGTTGAATTTACGAGTGAGTGTAATTAAAATATCttcatcaaatcaattcaaattATTTCAAGACTACTAACACATTATACTAACATATTtagcattattttttaaatctcttatgattttaggatgaataatttttttaataagatatttttaggttaAATCAGTGATAAGTGTAACTCGTTGAATTTTTATTAAGTCTATCAAAATTAATAGGGTGAGATGATagcatatttaatattatatatttttttattttttttatgaatttaaaataattaatttttaaaataaaaatatttttgaattaaatatataattgaatATAATTCGAATGTAATACGAGTGAGTGAAGTGTAACTCTTTAAATTTTCATTAAATTTATCTAAGTTTTTTCAAAACTATTAAACTAAgatattaatttatttaatattattttttttatttttaatataaaattaagatGGTTAGTTTTTGAAATAGTATATTCTTtatttgtaataatttttttaattaaacagtgataaaagaggaggagaaggggaaagagGCGACGATGAGGAGGTGACGATGGAGTGTGAGGACGATGAGAagtagggaggaggaggaagccaaagggAAGGGAGAGGAGGAACCGTTACTGGAGATGgagtggaagaggaggaggaggcgacggAGTGGGAATAGGAGTGGGAGGAGGAGATGATGGCGGAGGAGAAGATTGCAGAGTAGAGATGAAGGAGATTActtgaaaagaaaatatatctagaatttaattaaatcaaattaaatattatattttaatttaatcgaATCGGTTCGATTCATTTATAAAAGCCTTTTAAAAAAAATCCTCGATGAAAATTAAATATGGGAGcttttattatataataaaaaaacccATCGCTAAGGCAGCAAATCCCACATATCTGACCCGATCACCGACGCATCGAATCATGCGGCCGAGATCGCGGACTCGGCCTCCCAGGAGGCGGGCCCCCACCGCGACCAATGGTGGGGGTAAAAGTGGGGGCTACCCGGCGGATAAAACAAGAGGCCGGGGTATTCCGGTACTTTACTGGGGCTCCTATTCCTCTCTGACAGTATCCCATCCCCACTCCGTAACCGCACTCGATAAGCCTCCCTCCGCGCTTACTCCGACGCGCACGGCCCTCCCGCTCCATCCCTCCGCCTCCCTTCCTAGGGTTTCCCGAGCTCCCCACTCGTGGTCCCCAATGCGGCGCCATCGCCCCCTCCCCGGCCCGATCCTGACCACGTAGGGCCTCCGGCAGCCCCGCGCTGGGGGGTGGATCTCCGGTCCTGGCTTCCTCGCTTCCGTTCTCCGTTTGATGAGCCGCGGTTCGGACTTCACCGCGGATTTTGGGGTTTCCGGagacttcttcctcctcctcttgctcTTCTTGCTGTTTGTCCTCTTGGTTTTCTTCCTGTTCCTCGTCTCCCTTGTGCTCTTTGGGTTCCTCGTCCTTCTCGCTCTCTCTCGCCTACTCCTTGAATGAGTCCTCGCGTTTGGAGCTTCTGAAGCTGGAAAAGATTTGGATATTGCAGCCGTTTGGTAAAAAGGAGGAGGGGTCTGCTCGGGTTTGAGCTTCGGAAGCAAAGCTAGTTTGGGATTTTACCGGTTCTTTGAGAGGATTTAATGGACCTCCTCAAGGTAAGAAGGTTTCGAGGCATTGGTAAGTTGAAAGGGAGGAAAGATGCGGATCAGGAGCGGGATGAGTTGTCGTCGGGGCCAGAAGAGCAGAAAGATGAGAGCTTGGATGCAATGTCGAAGCCAGCTGCTGTTGATACTGCTGTGGAGGGC comes from Musa acuminata AAA Group cultivar baxijiao chromosome BXJ3-3, Cavendish_Baxijiao_AAA, whole genome shotgun sequence and encodes:
- the LOC103976852 gene encoding uncharacterized protein LOC103976852; the protein is MSTAAAVEASSMPRKRFSGLRGVRWRIDLGILPSSPSASIDDLRRVTADTRRRYASLRRRLLIDHHPPKDGDASPDLTVDNPLSQNPDSNWGRFFRNAELRKMVDQDLTRLYPEHHGYFQTPLCQAMLRRILSLWCLQHPEYGYRQGMHELLAPIVYVLHVDLDHLLQVQKPYEDCFNDEFDGITSPENNLFSNYKVKRASDWDSGIETENTHHILSDGRSLDEIDPDTRDILLLSDSYGAEGELGVILSKKFMEHDAYCMLNNLMDGAQGVVAMASFFSPVVGSSTNLPPVIEASSALYHLLSIVDPFLHAHLVELEVEPQYFALRWLRVLFGREFCLEDVLVIWDEMFSSSNCRLIGDDVEYNFKVLCSPRGAFIAALAVSMLLYLRSSLLATETATTCLQRLLNFPQNPDTKKLIEKAKSFQELALVSNIVPSSSQRDSNKGRFRVSSGYSLPSGSAFPVPPLHVVPDSYWEEKWRVLHKDEELGEQSNSDQGSAKKKLAEKLSLYRTKSEPLKAKSALNQSSIRQILFDDVSSDIGAVENHVTSECCEAPINSNNLNVGDFPVVLADQRSSDWIGDETLLSGDNSVVVSKFVYPHDIGNEHEIDSVKSSVTSNSFLSDNDEETFNMEEPCSQNVSNELAQDAEATSSHVADAVPEQRETPIHWKSFAGIFQWFWKFGRGSNEASRESQSSSDARHTNKDSFDTTTCEGTDNSCGVNKRIEVGDKKMIHTLRNLGQSMLENIQVIETVFQQEKGKFDSLDNLSNNILGVKGQSTAITALKELRKVSNLLQEM
- the LOC135582060 gene encoding uncharacterized protein LOC135582060 encodes the protein MTESDHVFGKLPDHLLIEIFVRVPICEWSQVSCVNKHWAAIFRGESFWQTAVIRTWPFACQRKRWPGPIPRGSGRRRYAALYVSEHIIASNGEIDELLGHAYLYLKEQLELSTMTPPSSILHGTMIDQFIACGRSRDKAHELASEIWLAVINNLEENQHTFLLLKRLAQEGDFFLPFPYTRSYKVLCRVFEKLFTDFRDCLSREDYYDVLACAKSRFRPIPSTWLGY